From Synechococcus sp. A10-1-5-1, a single genomic window includes:
- the purE gene encoding 5-(carboxyamino)imidazole ribonucleotide mutase translates to MSDAALVAVVMGSDSDLPTMQPAVEMLNRLGVATEVRVLSAHRTPLEMVDFAQAAAGRGFKVIIAGAGGAAHLPGMVASLTVLPVIGVPVQTRALSGVDSLHSIVQMPAGIPVATVAIGNGANAGLLAAQILATADGALSARLAEYRQSLHDQVAAKDARLLELGSAAYLTQM, encoded by the coding sequence ATGTCTGACGCTGCGCTGGTGGCTGTGGTGATGGGGAGTGACTCCGACCTGCCCACCATGCAGCCCGCCGTCGAGATGCTGAACCGCCTTGGGGTGGCGACCGAGGTCCGGGTGCTTTCGGCCCACCGGACACCCTTGGAGATGGTGGACTTCGCCCAAGCTGCCGCTGGTCGCGGCTTCAAAGTGATCATTGCTGGGGCTGGCGGGGCCGCCCACTTACCCGGCATGGTCGCCTCCCTGACGGTGTTGCCGGTCATCGGCGTCCCGGTCCAGACCAGGGCCCTCTCCGGAGTGGATTCCCTCCACTCGATCGTGCAGATGCCTGCAGGCATTCCGGTCGCCACCGTGGCGATTGGCAATGGGGCCAATGCGGGCCTGCTGGCGGCTCAGATCTTGGCCACGGCCGATGGGGCCCTGTCGGCCCGCTTGGCGGAGTATCGCCAGTCCCTCCATGATCAGGTGGCGGCGAAGGATGCCCGCTTGCTGGAGCTGGGCAGTGCCGCTTACTTGACACAGATGTGA
- a CDS encoding AI-2E family transporter gives MLERLVLPPWLRLSLALPLLALNLWVLRQLLLPLAPFPALFVGAALIAFLLDLPTRWLARRGLPRGLAVLLVVGLSLTLLVLAALWLVPRLIEQLGELINALPSWLVEAEGLLDRLEVWAADRALPTEFTDLSSTLFARASQLASQLSQRALGILGATVGLTVNVVIVAVLALFLLLGGDPIVAGLARWLPEGTRELVTGTLNRTFRGYFAGQVLLALILSALQIVVFTLLGIPYGVLFAVAIGFTTLVPYASAVTIVLVSVLLALDDPRTGLEVLAAAISVGQVVDQVIQPRLMGSIVGLQPAWLLVSLPIGARVGSLMGFGDLLGLLLAVPVASCLKTFLDAWGQQPAPDGITEESRPLRAGG, from the coding sequence ATGCTTGAGCGTCTGGTTCTTCCGCCCTGGTTGCGCCTGAGCCTGGCGCTGCCTCTTTTGGCGTTGAACCTCTGGGTTCTGCGGCAGTTGCTCTTGCCGCTGGCTCCCTTCCCGGCCCTGTTCGTCGGGGCTGCGCTCATCGCCTTTTTGCTGGACCTCCCCACCCGGTGGTTGGCCCGTCGCGGGCTGCCGCGGGGTTTGGCGGTCCTGTTGGTGGTGGGTCTGTCCTTGACCCTGCTGGTCTTGGCCGCCCTCTGGCTGGTCCCGCGGCTGATTGAGCAACTCGGAGAGCTGATCAATGCTTTGCCGTCTTGGTTGGTGGAGGCTGAGGGCCTGCTGGATCGCCTGGAGGTCTGGGCCGCCGATCGGGCACTGCCCACGGAATTCACGGATCTGAGCAGCACCCTCTTTGCCCGGGCCAGTCAGCTGGCGAGCCAACTCAGCCAACGGGCCCTGGGGATCTTGGGCGCCACCGTGGGGCTCACGGTCAACGTCGTGATCGTGGCTGTGTTGGCCCTGTTCCTCTTGCTGGGCGGGGATCCGATCGTGGCGGGATTGGCCCGCTGGCTGCCCGAGGGCACCCGGGAGTTGGTCACCGGCACCTTGAATCGCACCTTCCGGGGTTACTTCGCCGGGCAGGTGTTGTTGGCGTTGATCCTCAGCGCCTTGCAGATCGTGGTCTTCACCCTGCTGGGGATTCCCTATGGGGTGCTCTTCGCCGTGGCGATTGGGTTCACCACCCTCGTGCCCTACGCCAGTGCAGTGACGATTGTCTTGGTCAGCGTGCTGCTGGCCTTGGATGATCCACGCACCGGCCTGGAGGTCTTGGCGGCGGCCATCAGCGTCGGTCAGGTGGTGGATCAGGTGATCCAGCCGCGTTTGATGGGCAGCATCGTTGGCCTCCAGCCCGCCTGGCTGCTGGTTTCACTGCCGATCGGGGCCCGTGTGGGCAGCTTGATGGGCTTTGGCGATCTATTGGGGTTGCTGCTGGCAGTCCCGGTGGCCAGCTGTTTGAAAACCTTTCTGGATGCCTGGGGGCAGCAGCCCGCCCCCGATGGGATCACTGAGGAATCACGCCCGCTTCGCGCAGGTGGTTGA
- the cysC gene encoding adenylyl-sulfate kinase → MTASPTYGELTNKGASTNIAWHHASVDRAARAEQRGHRSAILWFTGLSGSGKSTLANAVNQALFERGLACYVLDGDNIRHGLCKDLGFSDADREENIRRIGEVSKLFLDAGVVVLTAFVSPFKADRDRARALVENGDFVEIHCAADLSVCEERDTKGLYAKARAGEIKEFTGISSPYEAPEKPELRVDTGSQSLEACVELVINHLREAGVIPQ, encoded by the coding sequence ATGACCGCATCTCCCACCTACGGAGAGCTCACCAACAAGGGCGCCTCCACCAACATCGCCTGGCACCACGCCTCGGTCGATCGGGCCGCCCGGGCTGAGCAGCGGGGTCATCGCAGCGCCATCCTCTGGTTCACCGGCCTCAGTGGCTCCGGCAAAAGCACCCTCGCCAATGCGGTGAACCAGGCGCTGTTTGAACGCGGCCTGGCCTGCTACGTACTGGACGGTGACAACATCCGCCACGGGCTTTGCAAGGACCTGGGCTTCTCCGATGCGGATCGCGAGGAGAACATCCGCCGCATCGGTGAAGTGAGCAAGCTGTTTCTCGATGCCGGCGTGGTCGTGTTGACCGCCTTTGTCTCCCCCTTCAAGGCCGACCGTGACCGGGCTCGGGCCCTGGTGGAGAACGGCGATTTTGTGGAGATCCACTGCGCCGCTGACCTGAGCGTCTGCGAAGAGCGGGATACCAAAGGGCTCTACGCCAAGGCCCGTGCTGGCGAGATCAAGGAATTCACCGGGATCTCAAGCCCCTACGAAGCCCCCGAGAAGCCTGAACTGCGGGTGGACACCGGCAGCCAAAGCCTGGAGGCCTGCGTGGAGTTGGTGATCAACCACCTGCGCGAAGCGGGCGTGATTCCTCAGTGA
- a CDS encoding translation initiation factor, whose amino-acid sequence MPKGGWQEFTRPESLQRASSAPAESSPKAQQRVRVQRTKAGKGGKMVTAITGVEAAESDLKALLKQLKAAAGTGGTVKDGVIELQGDQVAAALAALEKAGYRPKQAGG is encoded by the coding sequence ATGCCGAAGGGTGGCTGGCAAGAATTCACGCGGCCTGAAAGCCTGCAACGGGCCAGTAGTGCCCCAGCGGAATCCAGCCCCAAGGCCCAGCAACGGGTGCGGGTGCAACGCACCAAGGCCGGCAAGGGCGGAAAGATGGTGACCGCCATCACCGGGGTTGAGGCAGCCGAGAGCGATCTCAAAGCCCTGCTGAAACAGCTCAAGGCGGCCGCAGGCACCGGCGGGACCGTCAAGGACGGGGTAATCGAACTGCAGGGCGATCAAGTCGCCGCGGCCCTGGCTGCCCTGGAGAAGGCGGGCTACCGGCCCAAACAAGCCGGCGGCTAG
- the trpB gene encoding tryptophan synthase subunit beta has product MTSTAPSMTSAQGAPDPAELALESRPNSLGRYGQFGGQYVPETLIPALAELERAAAEAWKDPAFTERLNHLLRNYVGRPNPLYEAERLSEHYRRADGGPRIWLKREDLNHTGAHKINNALGQALLALRMGKKRIIAETGAGQHGVATATVCARFGLECVVYMGAEDMRRQALNVFRMRLLGATVQPVTAGTATLKDATSEAIRDWVTNVETTHYILGSVAGPHPFPMLVRDFHAVIGEETKRQCHEAFGRNPDVLVACVGGGSNAMGLFHSFVPDTNVRLIGVEAAGDGVPTGRHAATITEGRVGVLHGAMSLLLQDNEGQVQEAHSISAGLDYPGVGPEHSYLKTIGRAEYGAVTDAEALDALQLLCQLEGIIPALETAHAFAWLDKLCPTLAPGTEVVLNLSGRGDKDVNTVADRLGSALGG; this is encoded by the coding sequence GTGACCAGCACCGCTCCTTCGATGACGTCGGCCCAGGGCGCCCCCGACCCGGCAGAACTGGCACTGGAGTCCAGGCCCAACAGCTTGGGTCGCTATGGCCAGTTCGGTGGTCAGTACGTTCCCGAGACCCTGATTCCCGCCCTGGCGGAACTGGAGCGGGCCGCCGCCGAAGCCTGGAAGGATCCCGCCTTTACCGAGCGGCTCAACCATCTTCTGCGCAACTACGTCGGCCGCCCCAACCCCCTCTATGAAGCGGAGCGGCTGAGCGAGCACTACCGCCGCGCCGACGGGGGCCCTCGCATTTGGTTGAAGCGCGAAGACCTCAACCACACCGGTGCCCACAAGATCAACAACGCCTTGGGGCAGGCGCTGTTGGCGCTGCGGATGGGCAAAAAGCGGATCATTGCTGAAACCGGTGCGGGTCAGCACGGCGTGGCCACCGCCACCGTCTGCGCCCGCTTTGGCCTCGAGTGCGTCGTCTACATGGGCGCCGAGGACATGCGCCGGCAGGCCCTGAATGTCTTCCGTATGCGCTTGCTTGGGGCCACGGTTCAGCCCGTGACCGCTGGCACCGCCACCCTGAAGGACGCCACCAGTGAGGCGATCCGAGATTGGGTCACCAATGTGGAGACGACTCACTACATCCTGGGCTCGGTTGCTGGCCCCCATCCGTTCCCGATGCTGGTGCGTGATTTCCATGCCGTGATCGGAGAGGAAACCAAGCGCCAGTGTCACGAGGCCTTTGGCCGCAACCCCGATGTCCTGGTGGCCTGTGTCGGCGGTGGCTCCAACGCCATGGGCCTGTTCCATTCCTTCGTTCCCGACACCAACGTCCGCCTGATCGGCGTGGAAGCCGCCGGTGATGGCGTCCCGACTGGACGCCATGCCGCCACCATCACCGAAGGCCGTGTTGGCGTGCTGCATGGGGCCATGAGCCTGCTGCTGCAAGACAACGAGGGGCAGGTGCAGGAGGCGCACTCCATCAGCGCCGGTCTGGATTACCCCGGGGTGGGACCCGAGCACAGCTACCTCAAGACCATCGGCCGGGCTGAGTACGGCGCGGTGACGGACGCTGAAGCCCTTGATGCCCTCCAGCTGCTGTGCCAGCTCGAGGGGATCATTCCGGCCTTAGAGACTGCCCACGCCTTCGCTTGGCTCGATAAGCTCTGCCCCACTTTGGCTCCAGGCACCGAGGTCGTCCTCAACCTCTCCGGCCGCGGCGACAAGGATGTCAACACGGTCGCGGATCGCCTGGGAAGTGCCCTCGGCGGCTAG
- a CDS encoding heat-inducible transcriptional repressor HrcA, translating to MQPLPRRQKEVLQATVQHYVDTTEPVGSQTLVRRFGLKASPATVRSAMGALEQRGLLTQPHTSAGRVPSQLGYRHYVDCLLPAPGAAAGQLNRELTGLSLQWAAFDDLLLQLARRLADLTGLMSLITRPQELGGSLETVRLVPSNDRLLVLLVEKGAAASCLNLRMPKELGTQVPALERWASDQLQGGSGRLNWKALPSQLGSSGELLRQGLSSHSLARGGSNEGAVSLGVAGLLGQPEFQSSSSLKPLLQLVELEPQQVLQSEAAHDKGGVWIGSEHPHPALQHCAVVQASYGNRSGASGHVALIGPMRMAYSTARSAVEGVAGYLDRLLS from the coding sequence TTGCAGCCCCTGCCCCGCCGGCAAAAGGAGGTGCTTCAAGCGACGGTGCAGCACTACGTCGACACCACGGAGCCCGTGGGTAGCCAAACCCTGGTGCGTCGCTTTGGCCTGAAGGCCAGCCCCGCCACGGTGCGCTCAGCCATGGGCGCGCTGGAGCAGCGCGGACTGCTCACCCAACCCCACACCTCCGCCGGCCGCGTCCCCAGCCAACTGGGGTATCGCCACTACGTGGACTGCCTGTTGCCCGCGCCGGGGGCCGCCGCCGGTCAACTCAACCGTGAACTCACGGGCCTCAGTCTTCAGTGGGCGGCCTTCGATGACCTGCTGCTGCAGCTCGCCCGCCGCCTGGCCGACCTCACCGGCTTGATGAGCCTGATTACCCGGCCCCAGGAGCTGGGCGGAAGTCTGGAGACCGTGCGCCTGGTCCCCAGCAACGATCGGCTGCTGGTGCTGTTGGTGGAAAAGGGAGCAGCCGCCAGCTGCCTCAACCTGCGAATGCCCAAAGAACTGGGCACCCAGGTCCCAGCCCTGGAGCGCTGGGCCAGCGATCAACTCCAAGGGGGATCAGGCCGCCTGAATTGGAAGGCGCTCCCTAGCCAACTGGGCAGCAGCGGAGAACTACTGCGGCAAGGTCTGAGCAGCCACAGCCTGGCCAGAGGGGGTAGCAACGAAGGGGCGGTCAGCCTCGGGGTGGCGGGGCTGCTCGGGCAGCCGGAATTCCAAAGCAGCTCCAGCCTGAAACCCCTCCTGCAGCTGGTGGAGCTGGAGCCCCAACAAGTCCTACAAAGCGAAGCCGCCCATGACAAAGGCGGTGTCTGGATTGGCTCGGAACATCCCCATCCCGCCCTGCAGCACTGCGCCGTGGTGCAAGCCAGCTACGGCAACCGCAGCGGCGCCTCCGGCCACGTTGCCCTGATCGGTCCGATGCGGATGGCCTACTCCACCGCTCGATCAGCGGTGGAGGGCGTAGCGGGTTACCTCGATCGACTGCTCAGCTGA
- a CDS encoding ATP-binding cassette domain-containing protein, giving the protein MFPLLLPLRLWRHFGNQRLKAVLAILTVLPDPLLMVGIPVLLQLVIDQVIDQASSGPPVAVLLLLPCAWLLVAVACNGLSIKLFAALGSQLGTGFRQRLFGHLLEQANPSDGSAEGSEQGLLALQIPTLENAVVTQLPLFTWTVAQLFIGVLLLFTSDWRLALVAVVLTPLLLVSQVAFTPALARREEARVEQAGLLLSYASERLRSRELVDLFGLRSTTRSEFNRRNRNLMRWAQRVGAMSGLQQAALTASAMLTLVSVFALGTWLVLEQQLTVGQLVSALGIATAMVSGMWQLGASLLPLQAATTALNLLEEQLPKAKRSQAVTRGMEPSPPALREQLAIEHVQFRYPGGGGLNQLNLTIPANSSLALVGPSGGGKSTVLRLLLRQIEPQQGCLLVDGVPLGNTDRGQWLEEVALVPQETVLFDLSIADNIRLGRLDASDQEVQEAAMAAELGDLIHTLPDGLQTPVGPGGGRLSGGQKQRIAIARAIVRNPRLLLLDEATSALDPNTEEAINTTLRKLSDGRTVVSVLHRLRAAAAMDQIAVIDRGQVVELGHHNDLLAAGGLYASFWHRQMSGFNLELGQRVRITPERLATIPLFHGVDPKLLVWLASEFVSDRIRHGEEVFREGDAPDAFYVVVAGTLEVLQNDLWGGIPIKQGLVEEGDFFGDAGLIDDQPRAVTVRARGDGLLLRLDRDRFLDLLDQDPDYRRFFLHSARASV; this is encoded by the coding sequence ATGTTTCCGCTGCTGCTGCCCCTCAGACTGTGGCGCCACTTCGGCAACCAACGGCTGAAGGCGGTCCTGGCCATCCTCACGGTCCTGCCAGACCCGCTGCTGATGGTGGGCATCCCAGTGCTGCTGCAGCTGGTCATCGACCAGGTGATTGATCAAGCCAGCAGTGGCCCACCGGTGGCGGTGCTCCTGCTGCTGCCCTGCGCTTGGCTCCTGGTGGCGGTGGCCTGCAACGGTCTGTCCATCAAGTTGTTTGCCGCCCTGGGAAGCCAACTGGGAACGGGCTTTCGCCAGCGGCTCTTCGGGCATCTGCTGGAGCAAGCCAACCCCAGCGACGGCAGCGCTGAAGGGAGCGAACAGGGCTTACTAGCCCTTCAGATCCCAACGTTGGAGAACGCCGTCGTCACGCAGCTGCCCCTCTTCACCTGGACGGTCGCTCAGCTGTTCATCGGCGTCCTGCTGCTGTTCACCAGCGATTGGCGTCTCGCCCTGGTGGCGGTGGTCCTCACCCCGTTGCTGTTGGTGAGCCAGGTGGCCTTCACCCCAGCTCTGGCCAGGCGGGAAGAGGCCCGGGTCGAGCAAGCGGGCCTACTGCTCAGCTACGCCAGCGAGCGCCTACGCAGCCGAGAGCTAGTGGATCTCTTTGGGCTTCGCAGCACCACCCGCTCGGAATTCAATCGGCGCAACCGGAATCTGATGCGCTGGGCCCAGCGGGTCGGCGCGATGTCAGGCCTCCAACAGGCCGCCCTGACCGCCTCCGCCATGCTCACGTTGGTGAGCGTGTTTGCCCTGGGCACCTGGTTGGTGCTGGAACAGCAGCTCACGGTTGGGCAACTGGTCTCCGCCCTGGGGATCGCCACGGCGATGGTCAGTGGCATGTGGCAATTGGGCGCCTCCCTGCTGCCGTTGCAGGCCGCCACGACGGCCTTGAATCTGCTCGAGGAGCAGCTGCCCAAAGCGAAGCGGTCGCAGGCGGTGACCCGGGGGATGGAGCCGAGCCCGCCTGCCCTGCGGGAGCAACTGGCGATTGAGCACGTGCAGTTCCGCTACCCAGGCGGTGGAGGGCTCAACCAGCTCAACCTGACCATTCCCGCCAACAGCTCCCTCGCCCTGGTCGGCCCCAGCGGAGGGGGGAAAAGCACCGTGCTGCGGCTACTGCTGCGGCAGATCGAGCCGCAGCAGGGTTGCCTGCTGGTCGATGGGGTTCCTCTTGGCAACACCGACCGGGGCCAGTGGCTCGAGGAAGTGGCCTTGGTGCCCCAGGAGACGGTCCTTTTCGATCTCTCCATCGCCGACAACATCCGCCTGGGCCGCCTTGATGCCTCCGATCAGGAGGTTCAAGAGGCGGCCATGGCCGCCGAACTGGGGGACCTGATCCATACCCTGCCGGACGGATTGCAGACCCCGGTCGGGCCCGGCGGCGGTCGCCTCTCTGGCGGCCAAAAGCAACGGATCGCCATCGCCCGGGCGATCGTCCGCAACCCACGGCTACTGCTGCTGGATGAGGCCACCAGCGCCCTCGACCCCAACACTGAAGAAGCAATCAACACGACCCTGCGGAAGCTAAGCGACGGCCGCACGGTGGTCTCCGTCCTGCACCGACTGCGGGCCGCTGCGGCGATGGATCAGATCGCAGTCATCGATCGCGGCCAGGTGGTGGAGCTGGGTCACCACAACGATCTGCTGGCCGCCGGAGGGCTCTATGCCTCCTTCTGGCACCGCCAGATGAGCGGCTTCAACCTGGAGCTAGGGCAACGGGTCCGGATCACACCCGAGCGCCTGGCCACCATCCCCTTGTTCCACGGGGTCGACCCCAAGTTGCTGGTCTGGCTGGCCTCGGAATTCGTCAGCGATCGGATCCGCCACGGCGAGGAGGTGTTCCGCGAAGGAGACGCCCCCGATGCCTTCTATGTGGTGGTGGCTGGCACCTTGGAGGTGCTTCAAAACGACCTCTGGGGAGGGATTCCGATCAAACAGGGGCTGGTGGAAGAAGGGGATTTCTTCGGCGACGCGGGCCTAATCGACGACCAACCCAGGGCCGTCACGGTCCGCGCCCGCGGGGATGGCCTACTGCTGCGGCTCGACCGGGATCGTTTCCTGGATCTGCTCGATCAGGACCCGGACTACCGCCGCTTTTTCCTGCATTCAGCCCGCGCCAGCGTTTAG
- a CDS encoding rhodanese-like domain-containing protein, whose amino-acid sequence MAGPTSVSATELKRRLDAGETLQLVDVREAMELDLARLQQPVIHLPLSQSEAWIDQISSLINRDSPVVVLCHAGIRSWQFACWLMEAQGYEQVLNLQGGIDAWSVSADPSVPRY is encoded by the coding sequence ATGGCTGGACCCACAAGCGTTAGCGCCACAGAACTCAAGCGTCGTCTGGACGCCGGAGAAACGCTGCAACTGGTGGATGTGCGGGAAGCCATGGAGCTGGATCTCGCGCGGCTCCAGCAACCCGTGATCCATCTCCCCTTGAGCCAATCGGAGGCCTGGATCGATCAGATCTCGAGCTTGATCAACCGGGATTCACCGGTGGTCGTGCTCTGCCATGCCGGGATTCGCAGCTGGCAATTTGCCTGCTGGCTGATGGAGGCCCAGGGCTACGAGCAGGTCTTGAACCTGCAGGGCGGCATCGATGCCTGGAGCGTCTCGGCCGACCCCAGCGTGCCCCGCTACTAA
- a CDS encoding DUF3352 domain-containing protein, with product MKARPFLAALLAVALAMLSFGFAGWWLLLQRSPLALQQQALSLPLAARFVPRTAPLSLHWLVGPDQPAAYARAVAPPRQRRQAAAAADRLRDGAFAAAGLDYASELSPWLGDESSFALLTPPGSGESPGWVLALRSRDNEGARRFLQRFWQTRSLAGTDLQITSYRGMGLISGRGALLGQDPQPLATALINDDLVLIASGRGVLEQALDVSQIDELNQAASAPLQKAVKRLGEGVALLTARPEAMEQWLGLPVGADGDQSAAVELVLALAPQGSGLQVDGLAQLRDALPSLGPVNSDLLRQVQVGADSLALLINPAALLGADAANGWSNLLGPALSQALNKENGPLPALVAAADSGPLLWAHQNEGWLLGTRADRPAAENLQPALEADGYSASPLESQGQTLQAWTRLESKPVKGNPDQLQAQLAGARASQGGIAWWGQGLAILNQQHEGRRSPQERLDQLELLGAPQAPFQWSMDGQAAQGLLSHWTPWRLIGTLSSSSLTPMVDGAALSLEPDAPDQRSLRLRALLQLHS from the coding sequence ATGAAGGCCCGCCCCTTCTTGGCGGCACTGCTGGCGGTGGCGTTGGCGATGCTGAGCTTTGGCTTTGCGGGTTGGTGGTTGCTGCTGCAGCGCAGTCCGCTCGCGTTACAACAGCAGGCCTTGTCCTTGCCGCTGGCGGCGCGCTTTGTCCCCCGTACGGCGCCCTTGAGCCTGCATTGGTTGGTGGGTCCGGATCAGCCCGCCGCCTACGCCCGGGCCGTCGCCCCACCCCGTCAGCGCCGTCAGGCCGCAGCGGCCGCCGATCGCCTGCGCGATGGGGCCTTTGCCGCGGCGGGCCTGGACTACGCCTCGGAGCTGTCCCCTTGGCTTGGGGATGAGAGCAGCTTTGCCTTGCTCACCCCTCCCGGAAGCGGGGAGTCTCCCGGTTGGGTGTTGGCCCTGCGCAGCCGTGACAACGAAGGGGCCCGGCGTTTCCTGCAGCGGTTCTGGCAGACCCGCAGCCTGGCGGGTACCGATCTGCAGATCACCAGCTATCGCGGCATGGGCTTGATCAGCGGCCGCGGGGCGCTGTTGGGGCAGGACCCCCAACCCTTGGCTACGGCACTGATCAATGACGATCTGGTGCTGATCGCCTCAGGTCGCGGTGTGTTGGAGCAGGCCCTCGATGTCTCCCAAATCGATGAACTGAATCAAGCGGCCAGTGCTCCTCTGCAAAAGGCCGTCAAACGGCTGGGAGAGGGTGTGGCTTTGCTGACGGCCCGCCCTGAAGCAATGGAGCAGTGGCTCGGTTTGCCGGTTGGCGCTGATGGGGACCAGTCGGCGGCGGTGGAGTTGGTGCTGGCCCTGGCCCCCCAGGGATCCGGTCTCCAGGTGGATGGCCTGGCCCAGCTGCGGGATGCCCTACCCAGCCTGGGCCCTGTGAACAGTGATCTGCTGCGTCAGGTGCAGGTTGGTGCCGACAGCCTGGCCCTGCTGATAAACCCTGCTGCGTTGCTCGGCGCTGATGCCGCCAATGGCTGGAGCAACCTGCTGGGTCCGGCCCTGAGCCAGGCGCTGAACAAGGAAAACGGTCCCCTGCCGGCCTTGGTGGCCGCGGCGGATTCGGGGCCCCTCCTATGGGCCCACCAGAACGAGGGCTGGTTGCTGGGCACCCGCGCTGATCGTCCTGCTGCGGAAAACCTGCAGCCGGCGCTGGAGGCTGATGGCTACAGCGCTTCCCCGCTAGAGAGCCAGGGGCAAACCCTCCAGGCCTGGACCCGGCTGGAGTCGAAGCCGGTGAAAGGCAATCCCGACCAGCTCCAAGCCCAGTTGGCTGGCGCCCGCGCGAGCCAAGGAGGCATCGCCTGGTGGGGACAAGGTCTGGCGATCCTGAATCAGCAGCATGAAGGGCGTCGTTCCCCCCAGGAGCGCCTTGATCAACTGGAGCTCTTGGGTGCGCCCCAGGCCCCCTTCCAGTGGTCGATGGATGGCCAGGCGGCCCAGGGCTTGCTGAGCCACTGGACGCCCTGGCGTCTGATCGGGACGCTCTCCAGCTCGTCGCTCACCCCGATGGTGGACGGGGCCGCGCTGAGCCTCGAGCCCGATGCCCCCGACCAACGAAGCCTTCGGCTGCGGGCTTTGCTGCAACTGCACTCCTGA
- the sixA gene encoding phosphohistidine phosphatase SixA: protein MASRKCELLLVRHGIAEDRSEGVDDAQRSLTPEGRERTRHQVERLLELELPCDLVLSSPLVRARQTAELIVSAGLAPELELAAALAPLADPLPLLERWLGPLSPRPGWKRLALVGHEPDLSTLAALLIGVPMARAPQAIRLKKAGALLLQWATAPGGELLGSARLEMVLPPRVLLGRRQSRSEGAP from the coding sequence ATGGCGAGCCGCAAATGTGAGCTGCTGTTGGTCCGGCACGGCATCGCGGAGGACCGCAGTGAGGGGGTGGATGACGCCCAGCGCAGCCTGACTCCGGAGGGGCGTGAGCGCACGCGCCATCAGGTGGAGCGGTTGCTGGAGTTGGAGTTGCCCTGTGACCTGGTGCTCAGCAGTCCACTGGTGCGGGCCCGCCAGACCGCCGAATTGATCGTCAGCGCCGGGTTGGCGCCTGAATTGGAGCTGGCGGCGGCCTTGGCGCCCCTGGCCGACCCCTTGCCATTACTTGAACGCTGGCTCGGTCCCCTGTCCCCTAGACCCGGTTGGAAACGCTTGGCCCTGGTGGGCCATGAACCCGACCTGAGCACCTTGGCAGCCCTGTTGATTGGCGTGCCCATGGCCCGGGCGCCCCAGGCGATCCGGCTGAAGAAAGCGGGGGCATTGCTGTTGCAGTGGGCCACCGCGCCGGGGGGGGAGTTGCTGGGATCGGCGCGTTTGGAGATGGTCTTGCCGCCGCGGGTGCTGCTTGGTCGCCGACAGTCCCGAAGCGAGGGCGCGCCTTAG